One Thiocapsa bogorovii DNA segment encodes these proteins:
- a CDS encoding Sfum_1244 family protein — MPNASISVLAEAVQYNCHVSDARHGADDSLCIYLMKMREYFRWEKHLPYGAFLEREQVGEWLQAREQLWEELEEAEMRPIEIDGERYDPFDAESINNRLAPLGLVYSGGLGNRAKPHFVLGALEQHRVSEGCSVFVVADEYARDLTAPPAMTLGRTIVVRRESLRRYLWEKLEGWRWHRPDNALGRAFACYDFDGALESSLDAMTEHEIKALLLHEQGEYEAGQRLGEDWNAMLAALAHTPAELMARAVRDHLADCLVTLPALAEASDPASLHFYIGTLTGMRLHLFPALKDAYATWMEADSTSAFACIADQGRAHWEQVAEAMLELYRRHDGVTPNANPDSRPDRNRAASSDGIPGAIGHLVESNRL, encoded by the coding sequence ATGCCGAATGCTTCAATCAGCGTGCTGGCCGAGGCCGTGCAGTACAACTGTCACGTCTCCGATGCGCGGCACGGCGCCGATGACTCGCTCTGCATCTATCTGATGAAGATGCGGGAGTACTTTCGTTGGGAAAAGCACCTCCCTTATGGTGCGTTCTTGGAGCGTGAGCAAGTCGGCGAATGGCTCCAGGCGCGCGAGCAGCTCTGGGAGGAGCTTGAAGAGGCCGAGATGCGGCCCATCGAGATCGACGGCGAGCGTTACGACCCCTTCGATGCGGAGTCGATCAACAATCGACTCGCCCCGCTCGGCCTGGTCTACAGCGGCGGGCTCGGCAACCGCGCCAAACCGCACTTCGTTCTCGGCGCGCTCGAGCAACACCGAGTCAGCGAGGGCTGTTCGGTCTTCGTGGTCGCCGACGAGTATGCGCGTGATCTGACCGCGCCGCCGGCCATGACACTCGGGCGAACCATCGTCGTTCGGCGCGAGTCCCTGCGGCGCTATCTGTGGGAGAAACTCGAAGGCTGGCGCTGGCACCGCCCCGACAACGCACTCGGACGCGCCTTCGCCTGCTACGACTTCGACGGTGCACTCGAATCGTCACTCGATGCCATGACCGAGCACGAGATCAAGGCGTTGCTGCTGCACGAGCAAGGCGAGTACGAGGCCGGACAGCGTCTCGGAGAGGATTGGAACGCCATGCTGGCGGCACTCGCCCACACGCCGGCAGAGCTCATGGCTCGCGCGGTGCGCGATCACCTCGCCGACTGTCTCGTGACCCTTCCGGCCCTGGCCGAGGCGAGCGACCCAGCCTCGCTGCACTTTTACATCGGCACCTTGACCGGCATGCGTCTCCACCTGTTTCCGGCGCTAAAGGACGCCTACGCGACCTGGATGGAGGCCGACTCGACAAGCGCATTTGCGTGCATCGCGGATCAAGGCCGCGCCCATTGGGAGCAAGTGGCAGAGGCGATGCTCGAGCTCTATCGGCGACACGACGGCGTAACGCCCAACGCAAACCCTGATTCGAGGCCCGACAGGAACCGGGCCGCGAGCTC